Proteins from one Ranitomeya variabilis isolate aRanVar5 chromosome 1, aRanVar5.hap1, whole genome shotgun sequence genomic window:
- the LOC143808181 gene encoding metallothionein-like yields the protein MDPQDCVCPTGASCSCGESCKCKNCKCTTCKKSCCSCCPAECSQCSQGCECGDGCDTCSCCK from the exons ATGGACCCTCAGGACTGTGTCTGCCCCACAG GGGCTTCTTGTTCCTGCGGAGAATCCTGCAAATGTAAGAACTGCAAATGTACAACATGCAAGAAAA gctgctgctcctgctgtccgGCTGAGTGCAGTCAGTGCAGCCAGGGCTGTGAGTGCGGCGATGGATGTGACACCTGCAGCTGCTGCAAGTGA